The window TTACGTCGATGGTCACAAGAAATGCTTCTCGAGAATTTACTTCGCAGAAACAAGTGATTTTCTTGTTTTGAAGGGAGCTTGCGTTTTTCATAATGGAAGGAGAGGAAAGGCTAATGTCTGTTCGATTTATTTTAGGCAAGTCAAGTAAAGATAATAGTGAATGGATACTGCACGAAATTCAAAGAGAGTTACAGCAACGTCCTGAAGGGCCGTCCATTTTTTACTTAGTTCCTGATCAGATGACCTTTCAACAGGAATATAGACTACTAAAAAGTTCGGAATTGGAAGGGACCATTCGTGCTCAAGTGTTTAGCTTTTCACGCTTAGCGTGGAGAGTTTTTCAAGAGACAGGTGGAGGAATAAGAAAGTACATTAGTTCTACTGGAATCCAAATGTTACTCCGTAAAATTACGAACGAGCAAAAGGGGGAGTATAAGGTTTTCCAAAAAGCAGTGGAAAAACAGGGGTTTATGGATCAGTTGGAAGGAATGATTACTGAACTCAAAAGATACTGTGTTACTCCAGAACTTTTAAAGGATCAAATACAGCAGATGAAACAGTTTCAGCATACGACACCGCAAGAAAATAGTTTAATGGACAAGCTTCATGATTTGAGTAAAATCTATGAAGCTCTTTCTAGTGAACTTGTTCATCACTATATGGATGCGGAAGACCGCCTTCAAATGCTCATTGATAAAATTCCTTCTTCCAAGGAGTTAGAAGGAGCGACCATCTATTTAGATGGCTTTTATCGCTTTACACCCCAAGAACTTCAAGTTATTCAAGTGTTGATGCAAAAGGTCCGGAGAGTTACTCTTGCGGTCACAGTTGATCCTACAAGTTTTAGAACACCTGAAGAGCTTGATTTATTTTATCAAGCAACGACAACTCATGAACAAGTCCGTGAAATTGCAGAAGAAATAGGTATCCCAATAGAGGAACCTGTCCTAGTGAACCATCAGACATCTCAGCCATATTTAGTTCACTTAGCTGACCATTTTGACGATCGTCCTGCTCCCGCGTATATAGACAAAGTTCCTCTAGTCATAGGGCAAAGCGTTAATCCAAGGGCAGAGGTAGAAGGGGTTGCTCGAGAAATCCTTTCTTTAGTTCGCCAAAAAAATTATCGATATAAAGATGTAGCTATATTTATCCGTCAACCAGAGGTATACCATGACTTAATTGCTACCGTGTTTGAAGATTATCGCATTCCCGTTTTTATTGATGTAAAAAGGACAATGCTAAATCATCCACTCATTGAAGTGCTTCGCTCCTTATTGGAGCTTGTGGAAGGAAATTGGAAGTATGATGCGATGTTTCGAATTTTAAAAACAGGTCTGATTCCTCCTACTAATGAAGAGTTTCCACTCACCTCAGAAGCCATTGATGAACTAGAAAATTATGTTCTTGAGTATGGGATTCGTTCAAAAAGTCAATGGATGAATGCTAAGTCCTGGACTTATCAAAGGTTTAAAGGCTTCAATCTAGGTGCAAAAACAGAAGAAGAAAAGAAGATGGAAGAAAGATTGCAGGCCTATAGAATGCAAGTGGTAGAATGGTTGGCACCAATTGATGAACAATTGAGAAGTGGTAAAACCGTACAAGAAAAGTGTGAATCCCTCTATATATGGTTAGAAAAAATAAATGCACCTCAAACTTTGGAGCGATGGAGAAGTAACTTTGATGCAAGAGGAGAATTAGAAAAAGGACGGGAGCAGGAACAGGTATGGGTTGCTGTCATCCAATTGTTTGATGAACTAGTGGAGATGATAGGAGAAGAAATCTCTCCATTATCCTCTTTCCGTACCATCGTTGACGCTGGATTTGAATCCTTGCAATTTGCCCATGTTCCACCAAGTATGGACCACGTCATTGTGGGAAGCGTTGATCAGTCACGGATTTCCGGAATGCGCGCTGCTTTTTTACTAGGAGTAAATGAAGGTTTATGGCCAATGAAACCACCGTCTGATAGTTTAATATCAGAAAATGAAAGGGAACTACTTAAGGGTCATGGAATGCAGCTTGCTGACTCTAATAAAAGACAGCTTTTAGACGATCGATTTTATATCTATTTGGCTTTTACTGCCCCATCGGATTTTTTATGGGTCAGTTATACGCTTAGTGATGAGGAAGGAAAAACAAAGATACCATCTTCCTATATCAAACGAACAATGGATATATTCCCTAAAGCAAGACAGGAGCTTCTTTTACAAGATGCGGAAGAAGCGCAAGATGTGGATCCATTCATCACTACTAAGGAAAAAACTTTGTCTATGCTAACCTCTGAGCTAGCTAGAAGTAAACGAGGGTATCCGATTCATGAAAAATGGTGGAGGGTTCTTCACTGGTATTTGTCACAACCCGAGGATCAGCCTGCTAAAGTTATTCTTCATAGTCTTTTCTATCAAAATGAACCTGTTAGTTTAGAGGAAACGACAACAAGGCAACTCTACCCAGAAGTTTTACAGACAAGCGTATCCAGGCTGGAGAGTTATTTCAGCTGCTCATACAAGCATTTTCTTCAGTACGGGTTGGGCCTTAATGAAAGACCGATATTTCAATTAGAGGCACCTGATATTGGACAACTGTTTCACGAAGCTTTAAAAAAGATTTCGGAATGGATAATGAAGGATGGGGGAGATTGGAAGCTTGTATCTAAAAAGGATACGGACGCTTACGCTCGAAAAGCTGTACAGGAGTTAGGCCCTATCCTACAGCACCAAATCTTAGCCAGCTCCAATCGGTATCAATATATTCAAAAAAAGCTGGAGCAAGTAATTGCAAGAGCAGCTTATGTCATTAGTCAACAAGCAAAAGCAAGTCTTTTTAGTCCAGTAGGGTTTGAGATAGGTTTTGGTCCAAATGAATTGTTACCTCCTGTTGATCTCCCACTTCCAAACGGCTATAAAATTCAGCTAAGAGGAAGAATTGACCGTGTGGAAAAAGCACAGGAGGATGATCGACTCTTTTTAAGAATTATAGATTATAAGTCAAGCTCGAAAGGACTTAAGCTTTCTGAAATATATCATGGTCTGTCTCTTCAAATGCTTACGTATTTGGATGTTGTTCTCACTCATGCTGAACAGTGGCTCGGATTAAAGGCATCTCCGGCGGGTGTATTATATTTCCATGTCCATAATCCAATGCTTTCAGAAGAAAAAGAACTCTCAGACGATCAGATTGAGCAGGAAATTTTCAAGAAGTTCAAAATGCAGGGGCTTCTTTTGGAAAATGAAGATGTCGTTCGAATGATGGATACACAACTTGATTCTGGATCGAGCTCTATCATACCTGTTGGATTAAAGAAAAATGGTGGCTTTTATCAGTATTCACGTACGGCACAGGAAGAGAATTTTGACCAATTAAAACGTTACATTCGAGGATTAATGGTACAAGCAGGTCTTGATATAACAAATGGAAAAGTGGAATTAAATCCATTTCAACAAAAGCAAAAATCAGCATGTACATTTTGTTCGTATCGATCTGTATGTCAATTTGACCCGACAATGGAAAATAACGAGTTCCGATTATTAAAGGATTTTAAAGATGAAGAGGTCTGGGCAGAATTGAAGAGAAAGGAGGAAGAGTGATGAAGTGGACGCCTGAACAAGAACAAGCCATTTACTCCGGACAGCAAGATATATTAGTAGCCGCAGCTGCTGGGTCTGGGAAAACGGCAGTTTTAGTAGAGCGCATTATACAAAAGCTTATGAACAAGGAAAGCCCAATGGATATTGATTCGTTACTTGTGGTTACCTTTACCAATGCGGCGGCTCAAGAAATGAGAAATCGTGTGGGAGCAGCCTTAGAAAAGGCACTCGAACAGGAGCCATCTTCCATACACTTAAAAAAGCAGCTTTCTTTATTACAACGAGCGTCCATCTCAACCCTTCACTCCTTCTGTATGGATGTAGTGAGAAAGTACGCCTTTCGTTTAGATTTAGATCCTCACTTTCGAATGCTGGATGAAATTGAAGGAGATTTGTTAAAAGAAGAAATTCTACAAGAATTATTTGAAAAGTGGTACGGAGAAGAAGGAGAAGACCGTGATCTTTTCTTTGAAGTGGTTGAGCGTTTCTCTAGTGACCGCAGTGATGCGGAAGTAGAAGATTTAATTCTTCAACTCTACGAATTCTCTAGACAACACCCTTGGCCTCATTATTGGCTAGATGGGATAGTGAATGCATATGATGTGAAGGAATCTGTTTCCGAAGAAGAGCTGGACTGGTTAGATCTTTTGAAGAAAGATGTACAATTCCAGTTAGAATATATGATTTCTGAATGTCAAAAGGCTTTACAAATCACACGGGAAAAGGATGGTCCCTATCACTATGCAGAAGCTGTAGAGCAGGATTTACTCATTTTTGAAGATGCTAGGAAAATACTAAATTATTCTTGGCAGGAGCTACAGGAATGGGCGACTTCTATTAAAGGGTTTGCAAAGCTGTCGGCTAAGCGAGTGGATGTCAATGATGATAAAAAGGAAAAAGTAAAAGATATAAGGAATCGTTATAAAAAGTTGTGGCAAAGTATGTTAGAACAATGGTTCCTTCGTTCCTTGCCTGCTCATCTCCAAGATTTAGAAAAACTTAAACCAGTGATTGGGCATCTTATGAAATTAGTCAAGGAGTTCGGTGATCGTTTTCAACAGACGAAAAAAGAAAATGCCCTCGTTGATTTTAGTGATCTAGAACATTACTGTTTACAGCTATTGATGGAAGAAGGTTCGACACCAAATGATGTCATCCCGTCTGTTGTAGCTAAAGAATTTCATAAGCAGTTTCATGAAATCTTAGTAGATGAATATCAGGATACGAACCTAGTTCAAGAAACGATTTTGCAATTATTGGTTCAAGGAGAGGAATCTGGATATTTGTTTATGGTAGGAGATGTAAAGCAAAGTATTTACCGATTTCGCCATGCGGAACCTTCCTTGTTTGTGAATAAATATAAAGCCTTTGCCCATGACCCATCACAAGGACTTCGAATTGATTTAGCTCGAAATTTTAGAAGTCGTAAAGAAGTGTTGGCAGGTGCTAACTATATTTTTCGTCAACTTTTTGATGAAACAGTTGGTGAGCTTGTCTATGACGAAGCAGCTGAACTTATCTATAGTAATCAAGATTATGATCAATTCCCAAATCCAGAAGTCGAT of the Bacillaceae bacterium S4-13-56 genome contains:
- the addB gene encoding helicase-exonuclease AddAB subunit AddB, yielding MSVRFILGKSSKDNSEWILHEIQRELQQRPEGPSIFYLVPDQMTFQQEYRLLKSSELEGTIRAQVFSFSRLAWRVFQETGGGIRKYISSTGIQMLLRKITNEQKGEYKVFQKAVEKQGFMDQLEGMITELKRYCVTPELLKDQIQQMKQFQHTTPQENSLMDKLHDLSKIYEALSSELVHHYMDAEDRLQMLIDKIPSSKELEGATIYLDGFYRFTPQELQVIQVLMQKVRRVTLAVTVDPTSFRTPEELDLFYQATTTHEQVREIAEEIGIPIEEPVLVNHQTSQPYLVHLADHFDDRPAPAYIDKVPLVIGQSVNPRAEVEGVAREILSLVRQKNYRYKDVAIFIRQPEVYHDLIATVFEDYRIPVFIDVKRTMLNHPLIEVLRSLLELVEGNWKYDAMFRILKTGLIPPTNEEFPLTSEAIDELENYVLEYGIRSKSQWMNAKSWTYQRFKGFNLGAKTEEEKKMEERLQAYRMQVVEWLAPIDEQLRSGKTVQEKCESLYIWLEKINAPQTLERWRSNFDARGELEKGREQEQVWVAVIQLFDELVEMIGEEISPLSSFRTIVDAGFESLQFAHVPPSMDHVIVGSVDQSRISGMRAAFLLGVNEGLWPMKPPSDSLISENERELLKGHGMQLADSNKRQLLDDRFYIYLAFTAPSDFLWVSYTLSDEEGKTKIPSSYIKRTMDIFPKARQELLLQDAEEAQDVDPFITTKEKTLSMLTSELARSKRGYPIHEKWWRVLHWYLSQPEDQPAKVILHSLFYQNEPVSLEETTTRQLYPEVLQTSVSRLESYFSCSYKHFLQYGLGLNERPIFQLEAPDIGQLFHEALKKISEWIMKDGGDWKLVSKKDTDAYARKAVQELGPILQHQILASSNRYQYIQKKLEQVIARAAYVISQQAKASLFSPVGFEIGFGPNELLPPVDLPLPNGYKIQLRGRIDRVEKAQEDDRLFLRIIDYKSSSKGLKLSEIYHGLSLQMLTYLDVVLTHAEQWLGLKASPAGVLYFHVHNPMLSEEKELSDDQIEQEIFKKFKMQGLLLENEDVVRMMDTQLDSGSSSIIPVGLKKNGGFYQYSRTAQEENFDQLKRYIRGLMVQAGLDITNGKVELNPFQQKQKSACTFCSYRSVCQFDPTMENNEFRLLKDFKDEEVWAELKRKEEE